Proteins co-encoded in one Streptomyces sp. NBC_01283 genomic window:
- a CDS encoding S41 family peptidase — protein MTLTGHPAYLRFPHLRDELVAFTAEDDVWVAPLEGGRAWRVSADNMPVNHPRISPDGTTVAWTSTRDGAPEVHVAPVDGGSSKRLTYWGSSRTSVRGWTPEGQVLAISTSGQASLRRSWARAVPLDGGPADTLPYGIVGDVAHGPHDGQVLLLSAPMGREAAWWKRYRGGTAGKLWIRRGDTDDEGGDARFVRVHEELDGNIEYPLWVGERIAFLSDHEGVGAVYSSLPDGSDLRRHTNVDGFYARHAATDGTRVVYASAGELWLLDDLVDAEPRRVDVRLGGQRTDLQPYPVTAARWFGAATPDHTGRGSAVSVRGGVHWVTHREGPARALAAEHGVRARLPRTFRVDGEEHVVWVTDAEGDDALQFAPATGLAPGATPRRIAAGQLGRVLGLAMAPDGSRAAVASHDGRVLLVERESGEVREVDRGEHGDATGLVFSPDSAWLAWSHPGPSPLRQLKLANTADLSVSEATPLRFRDYAPAFTLDGKHLAFLSARAFDPVYDEHVFDLAFVGGSRPHLITLAATTPSPFGPQRHGRPFEAPDKDETPDSEGSPVTRIDLDGLADRIVPFPVEAARYSTLRAAKDGVLWLRHPVRGVLGASRATPSDPDPRTELERYDLVQQRIEELASDADHFAVSGDGKRVLLWADGKLKVVPSDRRASGDESSDSNITVDLTRVRQTVDPAAEWRQMYDEAGRLMRDNFWRPDLGGVDWDGVLDRYRPVLDRVATHDDLVDLLWEVAGELGTSHAYVMGGGAWGSAAVRQGLLGADLSRGADGAWRIDRILPSETSDPAARSPLAAPGVAVRAGDVLLAVAGRPVDPVTGPGPLLVGTAGKPVELTISPSGGGDPRHAVVIPVDDEEPLRYHAWVVDRRAYVHERSGGRLGYLHVPDMQAPGWAQIHRDLRVEVARDGLVVDVRENRGGHTSQLVVEKLARKIVGWDLPRGAQPYSYPADAPRGPVVVVANEFSGSDGDIVNAAIKALGIGPVVGTRTWGGVIGIDSRYRLVDGTLVTQPKYAFWLEGYGWGVENYGVDPDVEVVTTPEDYASGRDPQLDEAIRLALASLDTTPPKTAPELPGA, from the coding sequence GTGACACTGACTGGGCACCCTGCGTATCTCCGGTTTCCGCACCTGCGCGACGAGTTGGTCGCCTTCACCGCCGAGGACGACGTCTGGGTCGCTCCTCTCGAAGGTGGCCGGGCATGGCGCGTCAGCGCCGACAACATGCCGGTGAACCACCCCCGCATCTCCCCGGACGGAACGACCGTCGCCTGGACGTCCACGCGTGACGGCGCCCCCGAGGTGCACGTCGCCCCGGTCGACGGCGGCTCCTCCAAGCGCCTGACGTACTGGGGCAGTTCCCGCACGTCGGTGCGGGGCTGGACCCCGGAAGGGCAGGTCCTCGCCATCAGCACGTCCGGCCAGGCCTCCCTGCGCCGCAGCTGGGCGCGGGCCGTTCCGCTGGACGGCGGGCCCGCGGACACGCTGCCGTACGGAATCGTGGGGGACGTCGCGCACGGCCCGCACGACGGCCAGGTCCTGCTGCTCTCCGCGCCGATGGGCCGCGAGGCCGCCTGGTGGAAGCGGTACCGCGGTGGCACGGCGGGCAAGCTCTGGATCCGGCGCGGGGACACGGACGACGAAGGCGGCGACGCCCGCTTCGTACGCGTCCACGAAGAGCTCGACGGCAACATCGAGTACCCGCTGTGGGTGGGTGAGCGCATCGCGTTCCTCTCCGACCACGAAGGCGTCGGCGCCGTCTACTCCTCGCTGCCCGACGGCTCCGATCTGCGCCGGCACACGAATGTCGACGGCTTCTACGCCCGGCACGCCGCCACCGACGGCACCCGCGTCGTGTACGCGTCGGCGGGTGAACTCTGGCTCCTGGACGACCTGGTGGACGCCGAGCCGCGCCGCGTCGACGTCCGCCTCGGCGGCCAGCGCACCGACCTCCAGCCGTACCCCGTGACCGCCGCGCGCTGGTTCGGCGCCGCCACCCCCGACCACACGGGCCGGGGCAGCGCCGTCTCCGTGCGCGGCGGCGTGCACTGGGTGACCCACCGCGAGGGGCCCGCCCGCGCGCTCGCCGCCGAGCACGGAGTGCGCGCACGACTGCCGCGCACGTTCCGCGTCGACGGCGAGGAACACGTCGTGTGGGTGACGGACGCGGAGGGCGACGACGCGCTCCAGTTCGCACCGGCCACGGGGCTCGCGCCCGGAGCCACACCGCGCAGGATCGCCGCCGGGCAGCTCGGCCGGGTGCTCGGGCTCGCCATGGCGCCCGACGGCAGCCGCGCCGCCGTCGCCTCGCACGACGGGCGGGTGCTCCTGGTGGAGCGGGAGAGCGGCGAGGTGCGTGAGGTCGACCGCGGGGAGCACGGGGATGCCACCGGGCTCGTCTTCTCGCCGGACTCGGCCTGGCTCGCGTGGTCGCATCCGGGGCCGAGTCCGCTGCGGCAGCTGAAGCTGGCGAACACCGCTGACCTCTCGGTGTCCGAGGCGACACCGCTGCGGTTCCGTGACTACGCGCCCGCGTTCACCCTGGACGGCAAGCACCTGGCGTTCCTGTCCGCGCGCGCCTTCGACCCCGTCTACGACGAGCACGTCTTCGACCTCGCCTTCGTCGGGGGTTCGCGGCCCCACCTGATCACGCTGGCCGCCACGACCCCCTCGCCCTTCGGGCCGCAGCGGCACGGGCGGCCCTTCGAGGCGCCCGACAAGGACGAGACCCCGGACAGCGAGGGCTCGCCCGTCACCCGCATCGACCTCGACGGTCTCGCCGACCGCATCGTGCCCTTCCCGGTCGAGGCCGCCCGCTACTCGACGCTGCGGGCCGCCAAGGACGGCGTCCTGTGGCTGCGGCATCCCGTGCGGGGCGTCCTCGGCGCGTCCCGGGCCACCCCGTCCGATCCCGACCCGCGGACCGAGCTCGAACGCTACGACCTCGTACAGCAGCGCATCGAGGAACTGGCCTCCGACGCCGACCACTTCGCCGTCAGCGGCGACGGCAAGCGGGTCCTGCTGTGGGCCGACGGGAAGCTGAAGGTCGTGCCGAGCGACCGGCGGGCGTCCGGTGACGAGAGCTCCGACTCGAACATCACCGTCGACCTCACGCGGGTCAGGCAGACCGTCGATCCCGCCGCCGAATGGCGCCAGATGTACGACGAGGCCGGGCGTCTCATGCGGGACAACTTCTGGCGGCCCGATCTGGGCGGGGTCGACTGGGACGGCGTACTCGACCGGTACCGGCCGGTCCTCGACCGGGTCGCCACGCACGACGACCTCGTGGACCTCCTGTGGGAGGTGGCCGGTGAACTCGGCACCTCGCACGCGTACGTCATGGGGGGCGGGGCCTGGGGGAGTGCGGCGGTGCGGCAGGGGCTGCTCGGCGCGGATCTCTCGCGGGGCGCGGACGGGGCGTGGCGGATCGACCGCATCCTGCCGTCCGAGACGTCGGACCCCGCCGCCCGGTCGCCGCTCGCCGCGCCCGGGGTGGCGGTGCGGGCCGGGGACGTGCTCCTTGCCGTCGCGGGGCGTCCGGTCGATCCGGTGACGGGTCCTGGACCGCTCCTGGTGGGTACGGCGGGGAAGCCGGTGGAGCTGACGATCTCGCCATCGGGCGGCGGCGATCCGCGGCACGCGGTGGTGATCCCCGTCGACGACGAAGAGCCGTTGCGGTACCACGCCTGGGTCGTGGACCGGCGTGCGTACGTCCACGAGCGGTCAGGGGGGCGGCTCGGGTATCTGCACGTGCCGGACATGCAGGCTCCCGGCTGGGCGCAGATCCACCGGGACCTGCGGGTGGAGGTGGCCCGGGACGGACTGGTCGTCGACGTACGGGAGAACCGTGGCGGGCACACGTCCCAGCTCGTGGTGGAGAAGCTGGCCCGGAAGATCGTGGGCTGGGACCTGCCGCGAGGTGCGCAGCCGTACAGCTACCCGGCAGACGCGCCGCGGGGTCCCGTCGTCGTGGTCGCCAACGAATTCTCCGGTTCCGACGGGGACATCGTGAACGCGGCGATCAAGGCGCTGGGGATCGGGCCCGTGGTGGGCACGCGGACGTGGGGCGGGGTCATCGGCATCGACAGCCGGTACCGCCTGGTGGACGGGACGCTGGTGACGCAGCCGAAGTACGCGTTCTGGCTGGAGGGGTACGGGTGGGGCGTCGAGAACTACGGGGTGGACCCGGACGTGGAGGTGGTGACGACGCCGGAGGACTACGCGTCGGGCCGTGACCCGCAACTGGACGAGGCCATCCGCCTGGCCCTGGCGTCCTTGGACACGACCCCTCCCAAGACGGCACCGGAACTGCCGGGGGCCTGA
- a CDS encoding histidine triad nucleotide-binding protein, which translates to MAGEPQADCLFCKIVAGDVPATLVRETDTTVAFRDINPQAPTHVLIIPKAHYPDAATLAAAEPAVAADVLREAGEVAAEEKADSYRIVFNTGSGAGQTVFHAHAHVLGGRGLQWPPG; encoded by the coding sequence ATGGCGGGAGAACCGCAGGCTGACTGCCTGTTCTGCAAGATCGTCGCAGGGGACGTACCCGCGACCCTCGTCAGGGAGACGGACACGACCGTCGCCTTCCGGGACATCAACCCGCAGGCCCCCACCCACGTCCTGATCATCCCGAAGGCGCACTACCCGGACGCCGCCACCCTCGCCGCCGCCGAACCGGCCGTCGCCGCCGACGTCCTGCGCGAGGCAGGAGAGGTCGCCGCCGAGGAGAAGGCGGACAGTTACCGCATCGTCTTCAACACCGGCTCCGGCGCGGGCCAGACCGTCTTCCACGCGCACGCCCACGTCCTGGGCGGACGCGGCCTGCAGTGGCCCCCCGGATAA
- a CDS encoding ribonuclease Z, with product MSVRELVVLGTASQVPTRHRNHNGYVLLWDGHGILFDPGEGTQRQMLRAGVAAHDLHRICVTHFHGDHSLGLPGVIQRINLDRVPHDVTVHFPSSGQHFFDRLRYATAYRETVSLVQEPVSADGQLAVTPSFTLDAVKLSHPVESFGYRVTEPDGRRILPALLAEHGIAGPDVGRLQREGELRGVTLDDVSTVRRGQKFAFVMDTRLCDGVHALAEGCDMLVIESTFLDEDERLATDHGHLTVGQAARVAVDSGVRHLVLTHFSQRYPDPGVFEQQAREAGFDGELTVAQDLLRVPLPKRTT from the coding sequence TTGTCCGTACGCGAACTGGTGGTCCTCGGCACCGCGAGCCAGGTCCCCACCCGGCACCGCAACCACAACGGCTACGTCCTGCTCTGGGACGGCCACGGCATCCTCTTCGACCCCGGCGAGGGCACGCAGCGGCAGATGCTGCGTGCCGGGGTCGCCGCGCACGACCTGCACCGGATCTGCGTCACGCACTTCCACGGCGATCACTCGCTGGGACTGCCGGGCGTCATCCAGCGGATCAACCTGGACCGCGTCCCGCACGACGTGACGGTGCACTTCCCGAGCTCGGGGCAGCACTTCTTCGACCGGCTGCGGTACGCCACCGCCTATCGCGAGACCGTCTCCCTCGTCCAGGAGCCCGTATCGGCCGACGGACAGCTGGCCGTCACCCCCTCCTTCACGCTCGACGCCGTCAAGCTCTCGCACCCCGTCGAGTCCTTCGGCTACCGCGTCACGGAGCCCGACGGCCGGCGGATACTCCCGGCGCTGCTCGCCGAGCACGGCATCGCGGGACCCGACGTGGGACGCCTGCAGCGGGAGGGCGAGCTGCGGGGCGTCACGCTCGACGACGTGAGCACGGTGCGGCGGGGGCAGAAGTTCGCCTTCGTGATGGACACCCGGCTCTGCGACGGCGTCCACGCCCTCGCCGAGGGCTGCGACATGCTCGTCATCGAGTCCACCTTCCTCGACGAGGACGAGCGGCTCGCCACCGACCACGGTCACCTGACCGTGGGGCAGGCCGCCCGGGTCGCCGTGGACTCCGGTGTCCGGCATCTCGTGCTGACCCACTTCAGCCAGCGCTACCCCGACCCCGGCGTATTCGAGCAGCAGGCCCGGGAAGCGGGATTCGACGGTGAACTCACCGTCGCACAAGACCTGTTGCGTGTACCTCTGCCCAAACGAACCACCTGA
- a CDS encoding adenosine deaminase: protein MPLPKAELHLHIEGTLEPELAFSLAARNGVTLPYADTEELRKAYLFDDLQSFLDLYYGLMAVLRTEEDFEELADAYLARAARQGVRHAEIFFDPQAHMVRGVPIGTVIEGLGRALDRSVERHGISTRLIMCFLRDESAESALETLEAAKPHLHRIIGVGLDSAEVGHPPAKFREVYEAAAALGLRRVAHAGEEGPPAYITEALDVLGVERIDHGLRCVEDPELVERLVRERIPLTLCPLSNVRLRAIDVLEEHPLASMMDAGLLCTVNSDDPAYFGGYVDDTFHAVREALALDQERLRELARNSFEASFLDGSAQDEALRARYLAEVADYSFD, encoded by the coding sequence ATGCCCCTTCCCAAAGCCGAACTCCACCTCCACATCGAGGGCACCCTCGAACCCGAGCTGGCTTTCTCCCTCGCCGCCCGCAACGGCGTCACCCTCCCGTACGCGGACACCGAAGAGCTCCGCAAGGCCTACCTCTTCGACGACCTGCAGTCCTTCCTCGACCTCTACTACGGGCTGATGGCGGTCCTGCGGACCGAGGAGGACTTCGAGGAGCTCGCCGACGCGTATCTGGCCAGGGCCGCCCGGCAGGGCGTGCGGCACGCCGAGATCTTCTTCGACCCGCAGGCGCACATGGTGCGCGGCGTCCCCATCGGCACGGTGATCGAAGGGCTCGGGCGCGCCCTCGACCGCAGCGTCGAGCGGCACGGCATCTCGACCCGGCTCATCATGTGCTTCCTGCGCGACGAGTCCGCCGAGTCGGCCCTGGAGACGCTGGAGGCCGCCAAGCCCCACCTGCACCGGATCATCGGCGTCGGCCTCGACTCCGCCGAGGTCGGCCACCCGCCCGCCAAGTTCCGTGAGGTGTACGAGGCGGCGGCGGCGCTCGGCCTGCGCCGCGTCGCGCACGCGGGCGAGGAGGGGCCGCCCGCGTACATCACGGAGGCCCTGGACGTCCTGGGCGTCGAGCGAATCGACCACGGGCTGCGCTGCGTGGAGGACCCGGAACTGGTGGAACGCCTCGTGCGCGAGCGGATCCCGCTCACCCTCTGCCCGCTGTCCAACGTCCGGCTGCGCGCCATCGACGTACTCGAAGAGCATCCCCTCGCGTCGATGATGGACGCCGGGCTGCTGTGCACGGTCAACTCCGACGACCCCGCCTACTTCGGCGGCTATGTCGACGACACCTTCCACGCCGTACGGGAAGCCCTCGCGCTCGACCAGGAGCGGCTGCGGGAGCTCGCGCGGAACTCCTTCGAGGCGTCCTTCCTCGACGGCAGCGCTCAGGACGAGGCACTGCGGGCGCGCTACCTCGCCGAGGTCGCGGACTATTCGTTCGACTGA
- a CDS encoding carbohydrate kinase family protein has translation MVVPLKPSIDPLKGARRAGDPPCDVFLTGTVFLDIIFTGLDSAPVRGTESWARGMGSSPGGVANMATALARLGLRTSLAAAFGDDHYGEYCWDALEQGEGIDLATSRTVPGWHSPVTVSMAYEGERTMVSHGHEPPPDAESPDGGAPACPPRARAAVASLTPGTRAPWIAEAARSGTRIFADVGWDDTGRWDLAGLADLAHCEAFLPNAEEAMRYTRTQCPRAAARALTEHVPLAVVTLGAEGAYAVDGRTGETAEVPAIAVEALDPTGAGDVFVAGFVTGTLAGWPLADRLAFAGLTAALSVQEFGGSLSAPGWAEVATWWRTVREVDDQDPVALRRYGFLEGLLPEATRPWPLRRAVPTIGFRSA, from the coding sequence ATGGTCGTACCTCTCAAACCCAGCATCGACCCGCTCAAGGGAGCCCGCAGGGCAGGCGATCCGCCCTGCGACGTCTTCCTCACCGGCACGGTCTTCCTCGACATCATCTTCACCGGACTCGACTCCGCGCCCGTACGCGGCACCGAGTCCTGGGCGCGCGGCATGGGATCGAGCCCCGGTGGCGTCGCCAACATGGCGACCGCGCTGGCCCGGCTCGGCCTGCGCACCTCCCTCGCCGCGGCGTTCGGGGACGACCACTACGGGGAGTACTGCTGGGACGCGCTCGAACAGGGCGAGGGCATCGACCTGGCGACCTCACGCACCGTGCCCGGCTGGCACTCGCCGGTGACCGTCTCGATGGCGTACGAGGGCGAGCGGACCATGGTCAGCCACGGGCACGAGCCGCCGCCCGACGCCGAATCGCCGGACGGCGGCGCCCCGGCCTGCCCGCCCCGCGCGCGTGCCGCCGTCGCTTCCCTGACGCCCGGCACCCGCGCCCCGTGGATCGCCGAGGCCGCCCGCTCGGGCACCCGGATCTTCGCCGACGTCGGCTGGGACGACACCGGGCGCTGGGATCTGGCGGGGCTCGCGGACCTGGCGCACTGCGAGGCGTTCCTGCCGAACGCGGAAGAGGCCATGCGGTACACCCGTACGCAGTGCCCGCGGGCCGCAGCGCGGGCGCTGACCGAACATGTGCCGCTCGCCGTGGTGACGCTGGGTGCGGAAGGGGCGTACGCCGTGGACGGGCGGACCGGTGAGACCGCCGAGGTTCCGGCCATCGCGGTGGAGGCCCTCGATCCCACGGGGGCCGGTGATGTCTTCGTGGCGGGCTTCGTGACCGGCACGCTCGCCGGGTGGCCGCTCGCGGACCGGCTCGCCTTCGCGGGGCTCACGGCGGCCCTTTCCGTACAGGAATTCGGGGGGTCCCTCTCGGCGCCCGGCTGGGCGGAGGTCGCCACGTGGTGGCGCACCGTGCGGGAGGTCGACGACCAGGACCCGGTGGCGCTGCGCCGCTACGGCTTCCTGGAGGGGCTGCTTCCGGAGGCCACCCGGCCGTGGCCGCTGCGGCGTGCCGTGCCCACGATCGGGTTCCGGTCCGCGTAG